One genomic segment of Vagococcus intermedius includes these proteins:
- the gpmI gene encoding 2,3-bisphosphoglycerate-independent phosphoglycerate mutase: MSKAPVAIIILDGFGLRDETVGNAVAQANKPNFDRYWNEFPTSSLKAAGLDVGLPEGQMGNSEVGHSNIGAGRIVYQSLTRIDKSIADGEFPKNEALINAMDHAIKNDSALHLFGLLSDGGVHSHQNHLYALLETAKAKGVKKTYVHAFLDGRDVAPTSGLDFMKALVAKMEELNYGEIATVSGRFYAMDRDKRWERVEKAYNALVLGEGNQATDPVAAIEASYAEGVNDEFFVPTVIVKDGEPVAKVSDNDAVIFFNFRPDRAIQLSNAFTDVEWDNFERKNHLANLKLVTFTLYNPSIVAEVAYPPMEMKNVIGEVLSNNGLKQLRIAETEKYPHVTFFMNGGRNEEFEGESRTLINSPKVETYDLKPEMSAYEVTDSLVADIENDKFDAIILNFANPDMVGHSGMLEPTIKAIEAVDENLGRVVDGILAKDGYAIIFADHGNSETMSTPEGNPHTAHTTVPVPVIVTKKGVELRTDGRLADVAPTMLDLLGVAKPVEMTGETLIKK, from the coding sequence ATGAGTAAAGCACCTGTAGCAATCATCATTCTTGATGGTTTTGGTCTACGTGACGAAACTGTTGGGAATGCTGTGGCACAAGCCAATAAACCAAACTTCGACCGTTACTGGAATGAATTTCCAACCAGCTCGCTTAAAGCGGCTGGTTTAGACGTAGGTCTGCCAGAAGGCCAAATGGGTAATTCTGAAGTAGGTCATTCAAATATTGGGGCTGGTCGTATTGTTTATCAAAGCTTAACAAGAATTGATAAATCAATCGCTGACGGAGAGTTTCCTAAAAATGAAGCCTTAATTAATGCTATGGATCATGCAATTAAAAATGACTCTGCTCTTCATTTATTCGGGTTATTATCTGACGGTGGCGTTCACAGTCACCAAAATCATCTTTATGCTTTACTTGAAACAGCTAAAGCAAAAGGTGTTAAGAAAACATACGTACACGCCTTCTTAGACGGACGTGATGTTGCACCAACATCTGGTTTAGATTTCATGAAAGCACTAGTTGCTAAAATGGAAGAATTAAACTACGGTGAGATTGCAACTGTCTCAGGTCGTTTCTATGCAATGGACCGTGACAAACGTTGGGAACGTGTTGAAAAAGCTTACAACGCTTTAGTATTAGGTGAAGGTAATCAAGCAACTGATCCAGTGGCTGCTATCGAAGCGTCATACGCTGAAGGCGTTAATGACGAATTCTTCGTACCAACTGTTATTGTTAAAGACGGAGAGCCTGTGGCGAAAGTTAGCGATAATGACGCTGTGATCTTCTTTAACTTCCGTCCTGATCGTGCGATTCAATTATCAAATGCCTTCACTGACGTTGAATGGGATAACTTCGAGCGTAAAAATCATTTAGCTAACCTTAAGCTAGTAACGTTTACCTTATACAATCCAAGCATTGTAGCTGAAGTTGCTTACCCACCAATGGAAATGAAAAATGTTATTGGCGAAGTCTTATCTAACAATGGTTTAAAACAATTACGTATTGCTGAAACTGAAAAATACCCACACGTTACTTTCTTTATGAATGGTGGACGTAATGAGGAATTTGAAGGGGAAAGCCGTACACTAATTAACTCGCCTAAAGTTGAAACCTATGATTTGAAACCTGAGATGAGCGCTTATGAAGTAACAGATTCATTAGTTGCCGATATCGAAAACGATAAATTCGATGCGATTATCTTAAACTTCGCTAACCCTGATATGGTGGGTCACTCTGGTATGCTAGAGCCGACTATCAAAGCCATTGAAGCGGTTGACGAAAATTTAGGTCGTGTTGTAGATGGTATCTTAGCTAAAGATGGTTATGCAATTATCTTTGCTGACCACGGAAACTCTGAAACAATGTCCACACCAGAAGGTAACCCACATACTGCTCATACAACTGTGCCAGTACCAGTGATTGTTACTAAAAAAGGTGTTGAATTACGTACAGATGGTCGTTTAGCTGACGTAGCCCCAACAATGTTAGACTTATTAGGTGTGGCTAAACCAGTTGAAATGACTGGTGAAACGCTAATTAAAAAATAA
- the tpiA gene encoding triose-phosphate isomerase — translation MRKPIIAGNWKMNKTASEAISFVEAVKNNIPANSAVDSVVGSPALFLQSLAEAAKGTELKVSAQNCYFENAGAFTGENSPAAIADLGVQYVIIGHSERREYFHETDEDINKKAKAIIANDMTPIVCCGETLEQREAGETASWIKGQVENALDGLTNEQVANLVVAYEPIWAIGTGKSSSAADANETCGVVRETIANKFGQEVADKVRIQYGGSVKPENIKEYMAEEHIDGALVGGAALEADSFLALLEAVK, via the coding sequence ATGCGTAAACCAATTATTGCCGGAAACTGGAAAATGAACAAAACTGCTTCAGAAGCAATTTCTTTTGTTGAAGCGGTTAAAAATAACATCCCTGCTAACTCAGCAGTTGATTCAGTAGTAGGGTCACCTGCTTTATTCTTACAAAGTTTAGCTGAAGCAGCTAAAGGAACTGAATTAAAAGTTTCAGCTCAAAATTGCTATTTTGAAAATGCTGGCGCCTTCACTGGTGAAAATTCACCGGCAGCTATCGCTGATTTAGGTGTACAATACGTTATTATTGGACATTCAGAACGTCGTGAGTACTTCCACGAAACTGACGAAGATATTAATAAAAAAGCTAAAGCGATCATTGCTAATGATATGACACCAATCGTTTGCTGTGGTGAAACATTAGAGCAACGTGAAGCTGGCGAAACAGCTTCATGGATTAAAGGTCAAGTTGAAAATGCTTTAGACGGTTTAACTAACGAGCAAGTAGCTAACTTAGTGGTTGCTTATGAACCAATCTGGGCTATCGGTACTGGTAAATCATCATCAGCAGCGGATGCTAATGAAACATGTGGCGTTGTTCGTGAAACAATTGCTAACAAATTTGGTCAAGAAGTTGCCGATAAAGTACGTATCCAATACGGCGGTAGCGTAAAACCTGAAAATATTAAAGAGTATATGGCTGAAGAACATATTGATGGAGCTTTAGTAGGTGGGGCGGCTTTAGAAGCTGATTCATTCTTAGCTTTATTGGAGGCTGTTAAATAG
- a CDS encoding GrdX family protein, whose product MLIVTNNPMITSDMTNVPIRFKEIEYVQVLSLVRALIVDEKMILVTHPLSGSIKPNETKYKSIILEESKQRMIDLASLEMIESAQAVYDKFNEIHQRPNWSEKILKDFAWIDFYIMQSTCQRIGIAL is encoded by the coding sequence ATGCTTATTGTGACAAATAATCCAATGATTACTAGTGATATGACAAATGTTCCAATTAGATTTAAAGAGATAGAGTACGTTCAAGTCTTATCACTTGTTAGAGCACTGATAGTTGATGAAAAAATGATATTGGTAACTCATCCGTTGAGTGGCAGTATTAAACCAAATGAAACAAAATATAAATCGATTATTCTAGAAGAATCAAAACAAAGAATGATTGATTTGGCTAGTTTGGAGATGATAGAGTCTGCTCAAGCGGTTTATGACAAATTCAATGAAATCCATCAAAGACCTAACTGGTCAGAAAAAATTTTAAAGGATTTTGCTTGGATTGACTTCTATATTATGCAAAGTACGTGCCAACGGATTGGTATAGCGCTTTAA
- the grdB gene encoding glycine reductase complex selenoprotein B, producing MAKFRVVHYINQFYAGIGGEEFANKEPFKKAEIIGPGLAFTAALDDDIEIVGTVVCGDSYFGENMDSALKIVLEMIQSFEPDLVIAGPAFNAGRYGVACGAVGKGVMEELKIPVVTGMYEENPGLDIYKKDAYIVPVGKSAAAMRKSVKSMTHLIDKLAKGEVVDPIIDGYHVRHRKNYQAEERGSKRAVDMLLQKLKGEEFVTEFPMPEFDNVDPAEAVKDLATAKIALVTSGGIVPKGNPDHIESSSASKYGEYDITGVEDLTEDTYETAHGGYDPGFANKDADRVLPVDVLRQFVKEGRIGSLHNYFYTTVGNGTSVANSKKYAAEYAQKLVSAGVQAVILTSTUGTCTRCGATMVKEIEKTGITVVHMCTVVPISLTVGANRIVPTIAIPHPLGNPSLSAEEEYKLRYSLVEKALTALETPITEQTVFE from the coding sequence ATGGCTAAATTTAGAGTAGTACATTATATCAACCAATTTTATGCCGGAATTGGTGGTGAAGAATTTGCAAATAAAGAACCCTTTAAAAAAGCAGAAATTATTGGTCCTGGTTTAGCATTTACCGCAGCCTTAGATGATGATATTGAAATAGTTGGAACGGTTGTATGTGGTGATAGTTATTTTGGAGAAAATATGGACAGTGCTTTGAAAATAGTATTAGAAATGATTCAATCCTTTGAACCGGATTTAGTAATTGCTGGTCCAGCTTTTAATGCAGGTCGATATGGTGTTGCTTGTGGTGCAGTAGGAAAAGGCGTCATGGAAGAATTAAAGATTCCTGTAGTAACGGGTATGTATGAAGAAAATCCCGGTTTAGATATTTATAAAAAGGACGCTTATATTGTCCCTGTTGGAAAATCTGCTGCGGCTATGCGTAAGTCAGTCAAATCAATGACACACTTGATTGATAAATTAGCTAAAGGTGAAGTCGTTGATCCGATAATAGATGGCTATCATGTACGACACCGTAAAAATTATCAAGCGGAAGAACGTGGCTCAAAAAGAGCGGTTGATATGTTACTACAAAAGTTAAAAGGTGAAGAATTTGTAACAGAATTTCCGATGCCAGAGTTTGATAATGTTGACCCAGCTGAGGCAGTTAAAGATTTAGCAACCGCTAAAATTGCATTAGTTACCTCAGGGGGGATTGTTCCTAAAGGGAATCCTGATCATATTGAATCGTCAAGCGCTTCAAAATATGGTGAATACGATATAACAGGAGTTGAAGATTTAACCGAGGATACTTATGAAACAGCTCATGGTGGCTATGATCCGGGATTTGCCAATAAAGATGCTGATCGTGTTTTGCCAGTTGATGTGTTACGCCAGTTTGTAAAAGAAGGAAGAATTGGTAGCTTACATAATTATTTTTATACAACGGTTGGCAATGGGACATCAGTTGCTAATTCTAAAAAATATGCAGCTGAATATGCGCAAAAATTAGTGTCTGCAGGAGTTCAAGCAGTTATCTTAACTTCAACCTGAGGGACCTGTACTCGTTGCGGTGCAACAATGGTAAAAGAAATTGAAAAAACAGGAATCACAGTTGTTCATATGTGTACAGTTGTCCCAATTTCATTAACAGTCGGTGCTAATAGAATTGTGCCAACCATAGCGATTCCACATCCTTTAGGTAATCCTAGTTTAAGTGCAGAAGAAGAGTATAAATTGCGTTATAGTTTAGTTGAAAAAGCACTAACTGCTTTAGAAACCCCGATTACAGAGCAAACAGTTTTTGAATAA
- a CDS encoding glycine/sarcosine/betaine reductase component B subunit, which yields MKLELGNIKINEVVLSEFSNIASNSLSINEKEIQTIVLEDDRIESCHIEIANPGKSIRMTPVKDVIEPRCKVNSASGVFPGVINKVSLVGSGRTHVLKGCAVTTIGKIVGFQEGIIDMTGPGAEKTPFSELINICLVLEPKENLEPHSYEEAARLAGLRVADFLGRLGHDIEPDDIITYETLPIFEQVAQYPDLPKVGYVYMLQTQGLLHDTYVYGADMKHVIPTILYPTEVMDGAVLSGNCVSACDKNTTYHHLNNPVIEDLYNKHGKELNFVGVIITNETVYLADKERSSDMVAKLTDYLGLDGVIITQEGFGNPDTDLIMNCKKVEEKGIKTVIVTDEYAGRDGASQSLADADKLATAVVTGGNANETIILPPMERLIGQTDYVNSIAGGFDGSLKEDGSIEVEIQAITGATNEMGFNKMSAKGN from the coding sequence ATGAAGTTAGAATTAGGAAACATCAAAATCAATGAAGTGGTACTTTCAGAATTCTCAAATATTGCATCAAATAGTCTTTCAATTAATGAAAAAGAAATTCAAACCATCGTTCTAGAAGATGATCGAATTGAAAGTTGTCACATTGAAATCGCTAATCCTGGTAAAAGTATTAGAATGACACCAGTTAAAGATGTCATCGAGCCACGGTGCAAAGTGAACTCGGCAAGTGGCGTGTTTCCAGGTGTTATTAATAAAGTATCGCTTGTTGGAAGTGGTCGAACACATGTCTTAAAAGGATGTGCTGTTACAACTATTGGTAAAATTGTTGGCTTTCAAGAAGGAATTATTGATATGACTGGACCAGGTGCAGAGAAAACACCTTTTTCAGAGTTGATAAATATTTGTTTGGTATTAGAACCAAAAGAAAATTTAGAACCTCATAGTTATGAAGAGGCAGCACGATTAGCAGGCTTGAGAGTAGCTGATTTTTTAGGGCGTTTAGGGCATGATATCGAACCAGATGACATCATTACTTATGAAACATTACCAATTTTTGAACAGGTCGCCCAATACCCAGATTTACCTAAAGTAGGTTATGTTTATATGTTACAAACACAAGGATTATTACATGATACATATGTTTACGGTGCCGATATGAAGCATGTCATTCCAACTATTCTGTATCCAACAGAGGTGATGGATGGGGCAGTTTTAAGTGGTAATTGTGTATCAGCCTGTGATAAAAATACAACCTATCACCACTTAAATAATCCAGTGATTGAAGACCTATATAATAAGCACGGCAAAGAGTTAAACTTTGTTGGCGTTATTATTACAAACGAAACAGTTTACCTTGCCGACAAGGAGCGTTCTAGTGATATGGTGGCAAAATTGACTGATTACCTAGGCTTAGATGGTGTGATTATTACACAAGAAGGTTTTGGCAATCCTGATACTGATTTGATTATGAATTGTAAAAAAGTCGAAGAAAAAGGAATTAAAACAGTTATTGTGACCGATGAATATGCAGGACGTGACGGTGCTAGTCAGTCCTTAGCTGATGCAGATAAACTTGCTACAGCAGTCGTGACAGGGGGAAATGCTAATGAAACAATTATTTTACCTCCAATGGAACGTCTAATCGGACAAACAGATTATGTTAATTCGATTGCTGGAGGTTTTGACGGCAGTTTAAAAGAAGATGGTAGTATTGAAGTTGAAATACAAGCAATTACAGGTGCGACAAATGAAATGGGATTTAATAAAATGTCAGCAAAAGGTAATTAA
- the eno gene encoding phosphopyruvate hydratase codes for MSIITDVYAREVLDSRGNPTIEVEVYTESGAFGRGMVPSGASTGEYEAVELRDGDKGRYLGKGVSKAVDNVNNVIAEAIIGFDVRDQMDIDKLMIELDGTPNKAKLGANAILGVSIACARAAADFLEMPLYHYLGGFNTKVLPTPMMNIINGGSHADNSVDFQEFMILPVGAPTFKEALRMGAEIFHNLAAVLKSKGHSTAVGDEGGFAPNLGSNEEALEVIIEAIEKAGYKPGDDVRLGMDVASSEFYNRETGLYELASEGRNLTSEEMVALYEDLCSKYPIISIEDGLDENDWEGFKHLTEKLGKTVQLVGDDLFVTNTEKLSRGIEEGIANSILIKVNQIGTLTETFEAIEMAKEAGYTAVVSHRSGETEDATIADIAVATNAGQIKTGSASRTDRIAKYNQLLRIEDQLGETAQYKGLQAFYNLRNK; via the coding sequence ATGTCAATTATTACAGACGTTTACGCTCGCGAAGTCTTAGACTCACGTGGTAACCCAACAATCGAAGTAGAAGTATACACAGAAAGCGGAGCTTTTGGTCGCGGAATGGTACCTTCAGGTGCTTCAACTGGTGAATACGAAGCAGTAGAATTACGCGATGGCGATAAAGGCCGTTATTTAGGTAAAGGTGTTTCTAAAGCAGTTGACAACGTAAACAATGTCATCGCTGAAGCTATCATCGGATTCGATGTTAGAGATCAAATGGATATCGATAAATTAATGATCGAATTAGATGGTACTCCAAACAAAGCTAAATTAGGTGCTAATGCTATTTTAGGTGTATCTATTGCCTGTGCTCGTGCAGCAGCAGACTTCTTAGAAATGCCTTTATACCACTACTTAGGTGGATTCAATACTAAAGTATTACCAACTCCAATGATGAACATCATCAATGGTGGGTCACATGCTGATAACAGCGTTGATTTCCAAGAGTTCATGATTTTACCTGTAGGTGCTCCTACATTTAAAGAAGCATTAAGAATGGGTGCTGAAATCTTCCATAACTTAGCTGCTGTTTTAAAATCAAAAGGCCACAGTACTGCTGTAGGTGATGAAGGTGGATTCGCTCCTAACTTAGGTTCAAACGAAGAAGCTTTAGAAGTAATTATCGAAGCAATCGAAAAAGCTGGTTACAAACCTGGCGATGACGTTCGTTTAGGTATGGACGTTGCATCATCAGAATTCTATAACAGAGAAACTGGTTTATATGAATTAGCATCAGAAGGCCGTAACTTGACATCAGAAGAGATGGTTGCTTTGTATGAAGACTTATGTTCTAAATACCCAATCATTTCTATCGAAGATGGCTTAGATGAAAACGACTGGGAAGGTTTCAAACACTTAACAGAAAAATTAGGTAAAACAGTTCAATTAGTTGGGGATGATTTATTCGTAACTAATACTGAAAAATTATCTCGTGGTATCGAAGAAGGTATCGCTAACTCAATCTTAATTAAAGTTAACCAAATTGGTACGTTAACAGAAACATTTGAAGCAATTGAAATGGCTAAAGAAGCTGGTTACACTGCGGTTGTTTCTCACCGTTCAGGTGAAACAGAAGATGCGACTATCGCTGACATTGCTGTTGCAACAAATGCTGGTCAAATCAAAACTGGTTCTGCTAGCCGTACTGACCGTATTGCTAAATACAACCAATTATTAAGAATTGAAGACCAATTAGGCGAAACTGCTCAATATAAAGGTCTACAAGCTTTCTACAACTTAAGAAACAAATAA
- the selB gene encoding selenocysteine-specific translation elongation factor: MDYKVMGTAGHIDHGKTTLIKALTGIQTDTTKEEQKRGLSINLGFAYLTLNHDNKLGIIDVPGHEKFVKNMLAGVAGIDFVLLVVDINEGVMPQTREHIAILSLLGIKDFIVAITKTETVDSEFRDMLVDDIKQDLLSLIPQAAPFILTDAVTGLGIPLLTREIIKFMQVIRPEKSHSLPRLNVDRSFSINGFGTVVTGTLIDGRLSVGDEVIIYPSEKKCKIRSLQVHEEPCETVYPGQRTALNLTKVKVKDIGRGDILTKKNNIEPTWMLDVKVRCLNNDKFALKLWDRVHVHIGTKEVIARVVPLGVEAIHAEEEGFIQLRLEEKVAVKQGDRLVLRSYSPVTTIAGGVVLEANPAKHRRFNEQILASLEIKESGKLADIVRDVLKNHTKWVLTLKEIASELNKSGILIQEALGELIEQDEIKVIGPGFITTTHFEEGSQMILKLTSDYHTDNPFSPGIPKEEFREKIPMLKLKELEEIMGKLIKDGKIVRQDEFIKIREFEVTCTEDLRNERVALEDLILKQGLLPQPYEELVTFSKNAEDILNSMSNDQLIYLNQTIVIHRQVYEQALNQITLFLKDNTTITIGDFRDLMGSSRKYSILFLEYLDKQHITKRQGEGRILI, from the coding sequence ATGGATTATAAAGTGATGGGGACTGCTGGGCATATTGATCACGGAAAAACGACTCTAATCAAAGCGTTAACAGGTATTCAAACGGATACAACTAAAGAAGAACAAAAAAGAGGGTTATCTATTAATTTAGGTTTTGCGTATCTAACTTTAAATCACGATAATAAGTTAGGGATTATTGATGTTCCAGGTCATGAAAAATTCGTAAAAAATATGTTAGCAGGCGTTGCGGGCATTGATTTTGTTTTACTTGTTGTTGATATTAATGAAGGTGTTATGCCTCAAACTAGAGAGCATATTGCTATTTTAAGCTTATTAGGTATTAAGGATTTTATTGTTGCTATTACTAAAACAGAAACAGTCGACAGTGAGTTTCGTGACATGCTAGTAGATGATATTAAGCAAGATTTACTGAGCTTAATTCCACAAGCAGCACCTTTTATTTTGACAGATGCTGTGACTGGCCTTGGTATACCTTTATTGACAAGGGAGATAATCAAGTTTATGCAAGTGATTAGGCCTGAGAAGAGCCACAGTTTGCCACGTTTAAATGTCGATCGTTCTTTTTCAATAAATGGTTTTGGGACAGTTGTGACAGGGACGTTAATCGATGGAAGGCTGAGTGTAGGTGATGAGGTCATTATTTATCCATCGGAAAAAAAGTGTAAGATTCGTTCTCTTCAAGTACACGAAGAACCTTGTGAGACAGTCTATCCAGGGCAACGAACAGCCTTAAATCTAACTAAAGTGAAGGTTAAGGATATTGGACGAGGTGATATTCTGACTAAAAAAAATAATATTGAACCAACTTGGATGTTAGATGTTAAAGTCCGTTGTTTAAATAATGATAAGTTTGCTTTAAAACTATGGGACCGTGTACATGTCCATATCGGAACGAAAGAGGTGATTGCCCGAGTTGTTCCTTTAGGCGTAGAAGCAATCCATGCCGAGGAGGAAGGATTTATTCAATTACGTTTAGAGGAGAAAGTCGCAGTCAAACAAGGGGATCGTTTGGTTTTAAGATCCTATTCACCTGTCACAACGATTGCTGGCGGAGTTGTTTTAGAGGCAAACCCAGCCAAGCATCGTCGTTTCAATGAACAAATATTAGCCAGTTTAGAGATAAAAGAGAGCGGTAAATTAGCAGATATTGTGCGAGATGTTTTGAAAAATCATACAAAATGGGTTTTAACATTAAAAGAAATTGCTAGTGAGCTAAATAAAAGCGGAATCTTGATTCAAGAAGCTTTGGGTGAGTTAATAGAACAAGATGAAATCAAGGTAATCGGTCCCGGTTTTATTACGACAACTCATTTCGAAGAAGGTAGTCAGATGATTTTGAAGCTAACAAGTGACTATCATACTGATAATCCCTTTAGTCCTGGGATACCTAAAGAAGAGTTTCGAGAAAAAATCCCTATGCTTAAATTAAAAGAGCTAGAAGAAATAATGGGGAAGTTAATTAAAGATGGTAAGATAGTACGTCAAGATGAATTTATAAAAATCAGAGAGTTCGAAGTGACCTGCACAGAGGATTTAAGAAATGAAAGAGTTGCTTTAGAGGACTTGATTTTAAAGCAAGGGTTACTTCCCCAGCCTTACGAAGAACTCGTAACCTTTTCTAAAAATGCCGAAGATATTCTAAATTCAATGTCTAATGACCAACTTATTTACCTTAATCAAACTATTGTTATCCATCGTCAAGTGTATGAACAAGCACTGAATCAAATTACTTTATTTTTAAAAGATAATACAACGATTACAATCGGAGATTTTAGAGATTTAATGGGCTCGAGTCGTAAGTATTCGATTTTATTTTTAGAATACCTAGACAAACAACATATTACTAAGCGTCAAGGTGAAGGGCGAATTTTAATTTAA
- the cobT gene encoding nicotinate-nucleotide--dimethylbenzimidazole phosphoribosyltransferase, with protein MTNYLFKPEKVVETDLIIQNYCQSIKPTDKKYRELASSYCNNLAVPPGALGQLEKTYQKIYGIGRGKVNVDKPGVLVYVSDNGICESGVSSNPVSTTYQVGKNMLEGRAIINLLTKQTGSKLEVVDIGCLTDISEQCEFKVGYSTKNFDKEPAMSRLEAGRALIAGINKTEEIIKQGWNIVGTGEMGVGNTTTSAAVITLLLDSELEEVIGLGAGLNEEGVRRKQKILQKALVYHQPFKDGMDVARKVGGYDILAIAGTFIACSKHQVPCVVDGVISMAGLLVALTFSEAVLDYTFVSHVSMEPGYQLAIKKLGLEPLFHFEMRLGEGSGCPFFFQFIQTACYTIQNMSSFKEAGLNIKDYVDVRDKY; from the coding sequence GTGACAAACTATCTATTTAAACCAGAAAAAGTAGTAGAGACAGATTTAATTATCCAAAACTATTGTCAGTCAATCAAGCCAACAGATAAAAAATACCGAGAATTAGCGAGCTCTTATTGTAATAATTTAGCTGTCCCACCAGGTGCTCTGGGACAATTAGAGAAAACATATCAAAAAATATATGGGATTGGTCGAGGCAAGGTCAATGTAGACAAACCTGGCGTCTTAGTCTATGTTTCGGATAATGGTATTTGTGAGTCTGGTGTGAGTAGTAATCCAGTTTCAACTACTTATCAAGTAGGAAAAAATATGCTAGAAGGCAGAGCTATCATTAATTTACTAACGAAACAAACTGGTAGCAAACTAGAAGTAGTTGATATAGGCTGTTTGACAGATATATCTGAACAGTGTGAATTTAAAGTTGGCTATAGTACAAAGAATTTTGACAAAGAGCCAGCGATGTCAAGATTGGAGGCAGGTAGAGCACTAATAGCTGGTATAAATAAAACAGAAGAAATAATTAAACAAGGTTGGAATATAGTAGGGACCGGGGAAATGGGCGTAGGTAATACCACGACCTCAGCAGCTGTCATCACTCTCTTATTGGATAGTGAGTTGGAGGAAGTCATTGGCTTAGGTGCAGGGCTAAATGAGGAAGGGGTTAGGAGAAAGCAAAAGATACTTCAAAAAGCGTTGGTGTATCATCAGCCCTTTAAAGATGGGATGGATGTCGCTAGAAAAGTAGGGGGATATGATATTTTAGCTATTGCTGGTACTTTTATCGCCTGTTCGAAGCACCAAGTTCCGTGTGTCGTAGATGGTGTTATCTCGATGGCTGGTTTATTAGTAGCCTTGACCTTTTCTGAGGCTGTTCTGGACTATACCTTTGTCTCACATGTCTCAATGGAACCAGGCTACCAATTGGCAATTAAAAAATTAGGCTTAGAGCCTTTATTTCACTTTGAAATGAGATTAGGTGAAGGCTCAGGTTGTCCTTTCTTCTTTCAGTTTATTCAAACAGCATGTTATACGATTCAGAATATGAGTAGTTTTAAAGAAGCAGGGTTAAATATCAAAGATTATGTAGATGTGAGAGACAAATATTAA
- the grdA gene encoding glycine/sarcosine/betaine reductase complex selenoprotein A, producing the protein MSLDNKKVLVIGDRDGIPGLAVEECLKGTSAEVVFSSTECFVUTAAGAMDLENQKRVKEAAEKYGAENVAVLIGAAEYEAAGLAAETVTNGDPTYAGPLTNVQLGLSVYHVLESEFKDFVDADKYEEQIGMMEMVLEVDEIVEEVSGIREEFGKFD; encoded by the coding sequence ATGTCATTAGATAATAAAAAGGTCTTAGTAATCGGAGATCGTGATGGTATTCCAGGTTTAGCAGTAGAAGAATGTTTGAAAGGGACAAGTGCAGAGGTCGTTTTTTCATCAACAGAGTGCTTTGTCTGAACGGCTGCTGGGGCCATGGACTTGGAAAACCAAAAAAGAGTAAAAGAAGCCGCTGAAAAATATGGAGCAGAGAATGTTGCCGTATTAATTGGTGCCGCAGAATATGAAGCCGCTGGTCTAGCTGCTGAAACTGTGACAAACGGAGATCCTACGTATGCCGGACCTTTAACAAATGTTCAACTAGGCTTATCCGTCTATCATGTGCTGGAGTCTGAGTTTAAAGACTTTGTTGATGCAGATAAGTACGAGGAACAAATTGGTATGATGGAGATGGTGTTGGAGGTGGATGAAATAGTCGAAGAAGTGTCTGGCATTCGTGAAGAATTCGGGAAATTTGACTAA